AAAGATGTATTGCTATGAAGCTGGGAAAAAAGCTTTGGAGGATTCTTTAGAAAGACATCATATTAAAGGTAAAGTGGAATTAGGAAAATTTTATGGAACATATAAAACGCAATTTGAGTTTGAGACAGAACCCAAAATTACAATTATTGTATTGCTGGAAGAGAATGAGATAAGTACTGTGCTTGGTAAGCTTGAAAATAGCATAGAATATAGCCAAATTGAGTTTGTTTTTGGAATTAAGCGTGAAGATGCAAGTGATCAAGCTGACGAAAGATATAAAAATAAATCAAATATAATTAAAGTCTATAAAAATTGTGATAATAATGAATTGAAAAATTATTGTGCAGAGATAGCAACGGGAGAATATTTACTATTTTTAGAAAAACATGTTGAGATTATAAGTGGAAATTGGATAAAAGAATTGATTAATTTTAGTTATAATAAAAAGATTGGTATTTCAGGAGTGAAAATTGTCGACGCAAAAAATAAAATTTTAAATGTTGGAATGAATTTTGATGTAAATGGCAAGATAAGATATTCGCACCAAGGCTGTGAAGATGACGGAGAGTATAAGGGATATTATTACCGAATCGTAGCTCCACAGTATGTTTTTTCAGTAAGTGATGACTGTCTCTTGATTAAAAAAGATGTTTTTCAATTAATTGGTGGGTATGAAAAGGGATGGTCTTTTCCACTTTCAGCGATTGATTTATGTGTAAAAGTAAAAAAACAAGGTTATAGTGTATTGTTCAATCCATTCGTTAAAGTAAAACAGACGTATAAACATAAACTTTTAGAAGAAAAAAATGAATTGAATCGTTTTAAAGAAAAATGGTCCTTAGACGATTTAATAGATCCATATACAAATATTAATTTAGTAAAAAGAGAGTTAAGATGAAAAAAAAGCAAGGAGAAAGAATCAAATATTTTATTGATAGTATTTTAAAAGATGAAGAAAAGGGGTTGCTGACAATACAAGGTTGGGCTTTTGATCTTTTAAAAAAAGATTCTGTAACGATCGATATTAAAAGCAATGAGAATTTAGAAGAAATTATTATAAGAGAAAAATATCGGACAGATATCATTGAGAAATATAATTTGAATAAAGAAGCTTCAACAGGTTTTTTTATTACATTAAAAGTAAAAGATTTTTCAGGGATTATCCCAATCAAATTCTGTTCTGAAAATGATATTGTAACTTTCCAAGTTTATCCCCGAAAAAAGTATAAAAACTATAATTCAGTAACAGGATCTTCTTCTTATCCTATTATTATGATTAGAAGAGTGTTCGGATATTTAAAACGAAACGGATTAAAAAATACAATAAAACGCATAAAAATTGAAAAAAATAAACGCAATATAAATTATGAAAAATGGATAGCAGACAATGAAAAGGACAACTCGATTGTGGAAGAATCATTAAGTTATACTCCTTTAATATCTGTTGTAATGCCCGTTTATAATGTTGAGGAGAAATGGCTTGTTTTATGTATTAAATCTGTGATAAATCAAACTTATAATAATTGGGAGTTGTGTATAGCGGATGACTGTTCTACGAAACCACACATTAAGAAAATATTAGACCAGTACAGTCAGATGGATTCAAGAATAAAGGTGGTATATCGAACAGAGAACGGACATATTTGTGAAGCGACGAATTCAGCAATAAAAATTGCTAATGGGGAATATGTTGCTTTGTTGGACAATGATGACGAACTGTCTCCTAATGCACTCTATGAGATAGCAAAGGTCTTGAATGTAGATCCAACATACGATTTAATCTACAGTGATGAAGATAAAATAGATAAAAATGGTAAACGAAGGGATCCGGCCTTTAAATCAGATTGGGCACCTGATACACTTCTTTCTACGAATTATATTAGTCATTTAGGTGTATACCGTAAAAATATTATTCAACAGATTGGCGGTTTTAGAAAAGGTTATGAAGGAGCGCAAGATTATGATCTTGTTTTGAGATTTACTGAAAAAACAGACAGGATAGCTCATATATCTAAAATATTATATCACTGGAGAATGTTAGATTCTTCGACAGCTGTAAATCAAGACTCTAAAGGTTACGCGTTTGAAGCGGGATTAAAGGCACTTCAGGATGCAATGGCGCGCCGTGGTATAGAAGCATTTGTGAAGCATGGCGCGAGCCCAGGCTTATACGATGTTTACTATAATGTAGCAAAAGAAGAACTGGTGTCAATCATTATACCAACAAGAGATAATGCAAATGACTTGAAGAAATGTATTGATTCAATCTTTAAAAAGACAACTTACCCAAAATATGAAGTGATTATTGCTAACAATGGCAGCAGAGAAAAAGAAACGACTGATTTATTGGAATTGTATAAGGAAAAATATGATAATTTTAAAGTTGTAGACATAAATATTCCTTTTAATTTTTCTAAAATAAATAATATCGCGTCAGACCATGCAAATGGAAAGTATTTGTTGTTTTTGAATAATGATACGGAGGTTATCAATAATAATTGGCTTAGTAATATGGTTTCATTCGCACAATTTGAGCGAATCGGTGCTGTTGGAGCAAAACTATATTATCCGGACGATACCATTCAGCATGCTGGTGTTATCGTTGGGCATAGTGGTGTCGCAGGCCATGGTCATGTGGAATTTCCTAAAGGAGATCTAGGATATTTTGGGCGGTTAGCGATTAATTGCAATTATTTAGCTGTCACAGCTGCATGTATGATGGTTAAAAAAGAAGATTTTAGCAGAATCGGTGGGTTTAATGAAGGATTGGCGGTAGCTTTTAATGATGTTGATTTGTGTATTCGCTTATATGAAGCTGGTAAAGTAAATGTTTGGTTACATGAAACGGAGTTATATCATTTTGAGTCAAAATCCAGAGGC
The DNA window shown above is from Eubacterium limosum and carries:
- a CDS encoding glycosyltransferase family 2 protein, whose amino-acid sequence is MKKKQGERIKYFIDSILKDEEKGLLTIQGWAFDLLKKDSVTIDIKSNENLEEIIIREKYRTDIIEKYNLNKEASTGFFITLKVKDFSGIIPIKFCSENDIVTFQVYPRKKYKNYNSVTGSSSYPIIMIRRVFGYLKRNGLKNTIKRIKIEKNKRNINYEKWIADNEKDNSIVEESLSYTPLISVVMPVYNVEEKWLVLCIKSVINQTYNNWELCIADDCSTKPHIKKILDQYSQMDSRIKVVYRTENGHICEATNSAIKIANGEYVALLDNDDELSPNALYEIAKVLNVDPTYDLIYSDEDKIDKNGKRRDPAFKSDWAPDTLLSTNYISHLGVYRKNIIQQIGGFRKGYEGAQDYDLVLRFTEKTDRIAHISKILYHWRMLDSSTAVNQDSKGYAFEAGLKALQDAMARRGIEAFVKHGASPGLYDVYYNVAKEELVSIIIPTRDNANDLKKCIDSIFKKTTYPKYEVIIANNGSREKETTDLLELYKEKYDNFKVVDINIPFNFSKINNIASDHANGKYLLFLNNDTEVINNNWLSNMVSFAQFERIGAVGAKLYYPDDTIQHAGVIVGHSGVAGHGHVEFPKGDLGYFGRLAINCNYLAVTAACMMVKKEDFSRIGGFNEGLAVAFNDVDLCIRLYEAGKVNVWLHETELYHFESKSRGAENTCEKQKRFDEEERYMHKKWKKYIKNDPYYNPNLSLKYGDYSLKI